The genomic interval GCGGGGTGAAGGAGACGTGGATCTCGTCGTCGTCGAGTGCGATGTTCAGCGAAGCGTCCAAGGCGTGCGCGAGCTTCGAGAGCAGCGGCAGAGTGGGGACGGTGTCAGAACCTTCGATGCGCGAGACCTTCGCCTGCGTCAGCCCGGCACGATCGGCAAGCTGGGCCTGGGTGAGGCCGAGCTCAACGCGCCGTTCGTACACAGCTCGAGCAAGGGCCATGGAAAGGCGGATCTCACGACGCGCCTGTACGACGTCCTCAGGCTCGAGCGCACTCGTGCCGAGCTTCCGCTCACGCACGGACTTCCAGCGACTGTGGCTCATTGCTCGATCTCTCCTCTCTCTACGACCCGGACGAAGTCGTCGTGGGCCGGTCCACGGACTTCGCGTGAATTCGCGAACGATGTATCAGGCGCTTGTCCGGGGGTTCTTTATGGGCGACAGGGGACTGCGCTGGGGTGAGGGGAAGACGGATGAGGGTTCTGGTTACCGGTGATCGGGGTTATATCGGGGCCGTCATGGTGCCGTTTCTACGGGACGCCGGGCATCAGGTCGACGGTCTGGACACAGGGCTGTACGAAGGGTGTGACCTGCTCGGCGGGCCGGACCCGATCGGGAACAGGCCGCCGCGGGACATGCGGGACGTGACCGCGCGGGAGCTCGAGGGGTACGACGCGGTGGTCTGTCTGGCCGCCCTGTCGAACGATCCACTCGGCAACCTGGACAAGGCCGCGACGTACTCGGTCAACCTGGACGGCACGCTGAACGTCGCGCAGGCCGCGAAGGACGCCGGCGTCGAGCGGTTCCTGTTCGCGTCGTCCTGCAGCCTGTACGGCGCGGCCGGCTCCGAGGCGGTCGGCGAGGACGCCGAGATGTTCCCGGTCACGGCGTACGGCGAAAC from Kribbella sp. NBC_00709 carries:
- a CDS encoding helix-turn-helix transcriptional regulator, which produces MSHSRWKSVRERKLGTSALEPEDVVQARREIRLSMALARAVYERRVELGLTQAQLADRAGLTQAKVSRIEGSDTVPTLPLLSKLAHALDASLNIALDDDEIHVSFTPHRTEAA